In Symphalangus syndactylus isolate Jambi chromosome 6, NHGRI_mSymSyn1-v2.1_pri, whole genome shotgun sequence, a genomic segment contains:
- the PAX4 gene encoding paired box protein Pax-4 isoform X2, producing MHQDGISSMNQLGGLFVNGRPLPLDTRQQIVRLAVSGMRPCDISRSLKVSNGCVSKILGRYYRTGVLEPKGIGGSKPRLATPPVVARIAQLKGECPALFAWEIQRQLCAEGLCTQDKTPSVSSINRVLRALQEDQGLLWTQLRSPAVLAPALLTPHSGSETPRGPHPGTGHRNRTIFSPSQAEALEKEFQRGQYPDSVARGKLAAATSLPEDTVRVWFSNRRAKWRRQEKLKWEMQLPGASQGLTVPRVAPGIISAQQSPGSVPTAALPALEPLGPSCYQLCWATAPERCLSDTPPKACLKPCWDCGSFLLPVIAPSCVDLAWPCLDASPAHHLIGGAGKATPTHFSHWP from the exons ATGCATCAGGACG GGATCAGCAGCATGAACCAGCTGGGGGGACTCTTTGTGAATGGCCGGCCCCTGCCTCTGGATACCCGGCAGCAGATTGTGCGGCTAGCAGTCAGTGGAATGCGGCCCTGTGACATCTCACGGAGCCTTAAG GTATCTAACGGCTGTGTGAGCAAGATCCTAGGGCGTTACTACCGCACAGGTGTCTTGGAGCCTAAGGGCATTGGGGGAAGCAAGCCACGGCTGGCTACACCCCCTGTGGTGGCTCGAATTGCCCAGCTGAAGGGTGAGTGTCCAGCCCTCTTTGCCTGGGAAATCCAACGCCAGCTTTGTGCTGAAGGGCTTTGCACCCAGGACAAGACTCCCAGT GTCTCCTCCATCAACCGAGTCCTGCGGGCATTACAGGAGGACCAGGGACTACTGTGGACACAGCTCAGGTCACCAG CTGTTTTGGCTCCAGCTCTCCTCACTCCCCATAGTGGTTCTGAGACTCCCCGGGGTCCCCACCCAGGGACCGGCCACCGGAATCGGACTATCTTCTCCCCAAGCCAAGCAGAGGCACTGGAGAAAG AGTTCCAGCGTGGGCAGTATCCTGATTCAGTGGCCCGTGGAAAGCTGGCTGCTGCCACCTCTCTGCCTGAGGACACGGTAAGG GTCTGGTTTTCCAACAGAAGAGCCAAATGGCGTCGGCAAGAGAAGCTCAAGTGGGAAATGCAGCTGCCAG GTGCTTCCCAGGGGCTGACTGTACCAAGGGTTGCCCCAGGAATCATCTCTGCACAG cAGTCCCCTGGCAGTGTGCCCACAGCAGCCCTGCCTGCCTTGGaaccactgggtccctcctgctATCAGCTGTGCTGGGCAACAGCACCAGAAAGGTGTCTGAGTGACACCCCACCTAAAGCCTGTCTCAAGCCCTGCTGGG ACTGtggctccttcctccttcctgtgaTTGCTCCCTCCTGTGTGGACCTTGCCTGGCCCTGCCTCGACGCCTCTCCGGCACATCACCTGATTGGAGGGGCTGGTAAAGCAACACCCACTCACTTCTCACACTGGCCTTAA
- the PAX4 gene encoding paired box protein Pax-4 isoform X3: MHQDGISSMNQLGGLFVNGRPLPLDTRQQIVRLAVSGMRPCDISRSLKVSNGCVSKILGRYYRTGVLEPKGIGGSKPRLATPPVVARIAQLKGECPALFAWEIQRQLCAEGLCTQDKTPSVSSINRVLRALQEDQGLLWTQLRSPAVLAPALLTPHSGSETPRGPHPGTGHRNRTIFSPSQAEALEKEFQRGQYPDSVARGKLAAATSLPEDTVWFSNRRAKWRRQEKLKWEMQLPGASQGLTVPRVAPGIISAQQSPGSVPTAALPALEPLGPSCYQLCWATAPERCLSDTPPKACLKPCWGHSPPQPNSPDSRLLCLPCPSSHCPLASLSGSQALLWPGCPLLYGLE, from the exons ATGCATCAGGACG GGATCAGCAGCATGAACCAGCTGGGGGGACTCTTTGTGAATGGCCGGCCCCTGCCTCTGGATACCCGGCAGCAGATTGTGCGGCTAGCAGTCAGTGGAATGCGGCCCTGTGACATCTCACGGAGCCTTAAG GTATCTAACGGCTGTGTGAGCAAGATCCTAGGGCGTTACTACCGCACAGGTGTCTTGGAGCCTAAGGGCATTGGGGGAAGCAAGCCACGGCTGGCTACACCCCCTGTGGTGGCTCGAATTGCCCAGCTGAAGGGTGAGTGTCCAGCCCTCTTTGCCTGGGAAATCCAACGCCAGCTTTGTGCTGAAGGGCTTTGCACCCAGGACAAGACTCCCAGT GTCTCCTCCATCAACCGAGTCCTGCGGGCATTACAGGAGGACCAGGGACTACTGTGGACACAGCTCAGGTCACCAG CTGTTTTGGCTCCAGCTCTCCTCACTCCCCATAGTGGTTCTGAGACTCCCCGGGGTCCCCACCCAGGGACCGGCCACCGGAATCGGACTATCTTCTCCCCAAGCCAAGCAGAGGCACTGGAGAAAG AGTTCCAGCGTGGGCAGTATCCTGATTCAGTGGCCCGTGGAAAGCTGGCTGCTGCCACCTCTCTGCCTGAGGACACG GTCTGGTTTTCCAACAGAAGAGCCAAATGGCGTCGGCAAGAGAAGCTCAAGTGGGAAATGCAGCTGCCAG GTGCTTCCCAGGGGCTGACTGTACCAAGGGTTGCCCCAGGAATCATCTCTGCACAG cAGTCCCCTGGCAGTGTGCCCACAGCAGCCCTGCCTGCCTTGGaaccactgggtccctcctgctATCAGCTGTGCTGGGCAACAGCACCAGAAAGGTGTCTGAGTGACACCCCACCTAAAGCCTGTCTCAAGCCCTGCTGGG GCCACTCGCCCCCACAGCCGAATTCCCCGGACTCACGACTGCTTTGCCTTCCTTGCCCTTCCTCCCACTGTCCCCTGGCCAGTCTTAGTGGCTCTCAGGCCCTGCTCTGGCCTGGCTGCCCACTACTGTATGGCTTGGAATAA
- the PAX4 gene encoding paired box protein Pax-4 isoform X4 gives MHQDGISSMNQLGGLFVNGRPLPLDTRQQIVRLAVSGMRPCDISRSLKVSNGCVSKILGRYYRTGVLEPKGIGGSKPRLATPPVVARIAQLKGECPALFAWEIQRQLCAEGLCTQDKTPSVSSINRVLRALQEDQGLLWTQLRSPAVLAPALLTPHSGSETPRGPHPGTGHRNRTIFSPSQAEALEKEFQRGQYPDSVARGKLAAATSLPEDTVRVWFSNRRAKWRRQEKLKWEMQLPGASQGLTVPRVAPGIISAQQSPGSVPTAALPALEPLGPSCYQLCWATAPERCLSDTPPKACLKPCWVTETSNP, from the exons ATGCATCAGGACG GGATCAGCAGCATGAACCAGCTGGGGGGACTCTTTGTGAATGGCCGGCCCCTGCCTCTGGATACCCGGCAGCAGATTGTGCGGCTAGCAGTCAGTGGAATGCGGCCCTGTGACATCTCACGGAGCCTTAAG GTATCTAACGGCTGTGTGAGCAAGATCCTAGGGCGTTACTACCGCACAGGTGTCTTGGAGCCTAAGGGCATTGGGGGAAGCAAGCCACGGCTGGCTACACCCCCTGTGGTGGCTCGAATTGCCCAGCTGAAGGGTGAGTGTCCAGCCCTCTTTGCCTGGGAAATCCAACGCCAGCTTTGTGCTGAAGGGCTTTGCACCCAGGACAAGACTCCCAGT GTCTCCTCCATCAACCGAGTCCTGCGGGCATTACAGGAGGACCAGGGACTACTGTGGACACAGCTCAGGTCACCAG CTGTTTTGGCTCCAGCTCTCCTCACTCCCCATAGTGGTTCTGAGACTCCCCGGGGTCCCCACCCAGGGACCGGCCACCGGAATCGGACTATCTTCTCCCCAAGCCAAGCAGAGGCACTGGAGAAAG AGTTCCAGCGTGGGCAGTATCCTGATTCAGTGGCCCGTGGAAAGCTGGCTGCTGCCACCTCTCTGCCTGAGGACACGGTAAGG GTCTGGTTTTCCAACAGAAGAGCCAAATGGCGTCGGCAAGAGAAGCTCAAGTGGGAAATGCAGCTGCCAG GTGCTTCCCAGGGGCTGACTGTACCAAGGGTTGCCCCAGGAATCATCTCTGCACAG cAGTCCCCTGGCAGTGTGCCCACAGCAGCCCTGCCTGCCTTGGaaccactgggtccctcctgctATCAGCTGTGCTGGGCAACAGCACCAGAAAGGTGTCTGAGTGACACCCCACCTAAAGCCTGTCTCAAGCCCTGCTGGG TTACGGAGACTAGTAACCCCTGA
- the PAX4 gene encoding paired box protein Pax-4 isoform X1, whose product MHQDGISSMNQLGGLFVNGRPLPLDTRQQIVRLAVSGMRPCDISRSLKVSNGCVSKILGRYYRTGVLEPKGIGGSKPRLATPPVVARIAQLKGECPALFAWEIQRQLCAEGLCTQDKTPSVSSINRVLRALQEDQGLLWTQLRSPAVLAPALLTPHSGSETPRGPHPGTGHRNRTIFSPSQAEALEKEFQRGQYPDSVARGKLAAATSLPEDTVRVWFSNRRAKWRRQEKLKWEMQLPGASQGLTVPRVAPGIISAQQSPGSVPTAALPALEPLGPSCYQLCWATAPERCLSDTPPKACLKPCWGHSPPQPNSPDSRLLCLPCPSSHCPLASLSGSQALLWPGCPLLYGLE is encoded by the exons ATGCATCAGGACG GGATCAGCAGCATGAACCAGCTGGGGGGACTCTTTGTGAATGGCCGGCCCCTGCCTCTGGATACCCGGCAGCAGATTGTGCGGCTAGCAGTCAGTGGAATGCGGCCCTGTGACATCTCACGGAGCCTTAAG GTATCTAACGGCTGTGTGAGCAAGATCCTAGGGCGTTACTACCGCACAGGTGTCTTGGAGCCTAAGGGCATTGGGGGAAGCAAGCCACGGCTGGCTACACCCCCTGTGGTGGCTCGAATTGCCCAGCTGAAGGGTGAGTGTCCAGCCCTCTTTGCCTGGGAAATCCAACGCCAGCTTTGTGCTGAAGGGCTTTGCACCCAGGACAAGACTCCCAGT GTCTCCTCCATCAACCGAGTCCTGCGGGCATTACAGGAGGACCAGGGACTACTGTGGACACAGCTCAGGTCACCAG CTGTTTTGGCTCCAGCTCTCCTCACTCCCCATAGTGGTTCTGAGACTCCCCGGGGTCCCCACCCAGGGACCGGCCACCGGAATCGGACTATCTTCTCCCCAAGCCAAGCAGAGGCACTGGAGAAAG AGTTCCAGCGTGGGCAGTATCCTGATTCAGTGGCCCGTGGAAAGCTGGCTGCTGCCACCTCTCTGCCTGAGGACACGGTAAGG GTCTGGTTTTCCAACAGAAGAGCCAAATGGCGTCGGCAAGAGAAGCTCAAGTGGGAAATGCAGCTGCCAG GTGCTTCCCAGGGGCTGACTGTACCAAGGGTTGCCCCAGGAATCATCTCTGCACAG cAGTCCCCTGGCAGTGTGCCCACAGCAGCCCTGCCTGCCTTGGaaccactgggtccctcctgctATCAGCTGTGCTGGGCAACAGCACCAGAAAGGTGTCTGAGTGACACCCCACCTAAAGCCTGTCTCAAGCCCTGCTGGG GCCACTCGCCCCCACAGCCGAATTCCCCGGACTCACGACTGCTTTGCCTTCCTTGCCCTTCCTCCCACTGTCCCCTGGCCAGTCTTAGTGGCTCTCAGGCCCTGCTCTGGCCTGGCTGCCCACTACTGTATGGCTTGGAATAA
- the FSCN3 gene encoding fascin-3 gives MDEMEWTHRHPKAEDLRVGLISWAGTYLTFEACKNTVTATAKSLGRRQTWEILVSNEHETQAVVRLKSMQGLYLLCECDGTMCYGRPRTSHHGCFLLRFHRNSKWTLQCLISGRYLESNGKDVFCTSRVLSAYHMWTPRPALHVHVILYSPIHHRYARADPTMGRIWVDAAVPCLEECGFLLHFRDGCYHLETSTHHFLSHVDRLFSQPSSQTAFHMQVRPGGLVALCDGEGGMLYPQGTHLLLGLGCNPVRGEEWFILQHCPTWVSLRSKTRRFISVIYDGEVRAASERLTPMSLFQFECDSESPTVQLRSANGYYLAQRRHRAVMADGHPLESDTFFRMHWNCGRIILQSCRGRFLGIAPNSLLMANAILPGPNEEFGILFANRSFLVLRGRYGYVGSSSGHDLIQCNQDQPDRIHLLPCQQGIYHFQAQGGYFWSITSFGTFRPWGKFALNFCIELRGSNLLTVLAPNGFYMRADQSGTLLADSEDVTKECIWEF, from the exons ATGGATGAGATGGAGTGGACACACAGACATCCCAAGGCTGAGGACCTAAGGGTTGGGCTCATCAGCTGGGCAGGAACCTACCTCACCTTTGAGGCATGCAAGAATACAGTCACTGCAACTGCGAAGAGTTTGGGCAGGAGACAG ACCTGGGAGATCCTGGTGAGCAATGAGCATGAGACACAGGCCGTGGTGCGACTAAAGAGCATGCAGGGCCTCTACCTGCTGTGTGAGTGTGATGGCACCATGTGTTATGGCCGCCCAAGGACCAGCCACCACGGGTGCTTTCTACTGCGTTTCCACCGAAACAGCAAGTGGACCCTCCAGTGCCTAATCTCTGGTCGTTATTTGGAGTCCAATGGCAAGGACGTGTTTTGCACTTCCCGGGTCCTCTCAGCTTACCACATGTGGACCCCCCGACCAGCCCTCCATGTCCACGTGATCCTCTACAGCCCCATCCACCACCGCTATGCCCGGGCTGACCCCACTATGGGCCGCATCTGGGTGGATGCAGCAGTTCCCTGCCTGGAGGAGTGTGGCTTCCTGTTGCATTTCCGAGATGGATGCTACCACCTGGAGACCTCTACACACCACTTCTTGTCCCATGTAGACCGGCTGTTCTCCCAACCCTCATCACAGACAGCTTTTCACATGCAAGTGCGGCCTGGAGGGCTTGTGGCACTGTGTGATGGAGAAGGAGGCATGTTATATCCACAGGGCACGCATCTGCTCTTGGGCCTGGGCTGCAACCCCGTGAGGGGTGAGGAGTGGTTCATCTTACAGCACTGCCCAACCTGGGTCAGCCTCAGGTCAAAGACTCGGCGGTTCATCTCAGTCATCTACG ATGGTGAGGTGCGTGCTGCTTCTGAGCGCTTAACCCCAATGTCCTTGTTCCAGTTTGAATGTGACAGTGAGAGCCCCACTGTGCAGCTTCGTTCAGCCAATGGCTACTACCTAGCCCAG AGGCGCCACAGGGCCGTAATGGCTGATGGGCACCCCCTGGAGTCTGACACGTTCTTCCGAATGCACTGGAACTGTGGCAGGATCATCCTGCAGTCCTGCAGGGGGCGCTTCCTGGGCATTGCACCCAACAGCCTGCTGATGGCCAATGCCATCCTTCCAG GCCCAAATGAGGAATTTGGGATTTTATTTGCCAATCGCTCCTTCCTTGTATTGCGAGGTCGTTATGGCTATGTGGGCTCCTCGTCGGGCCATGACCTCATACAGTGCAACCAGGATCAGCCCGACCGCATTCATCTACTACCCTGCCAACAGGGTATCTACCACTTCCAGG CACAGGGGGGATACTTCTGGTCAATAACATCCTTTGGCACCTTTCGCCCTTGGGGCAAGTTTGCCCTCAACTTCTGTATCGAGCTTCGGGGGAGCAACTTACTCACCGTACTGGCCCCCAATGGCTTCTACATGCGAGCTGACCAAAGCGGCACCCTGTTGGCAGACAGCGAAGACGTTACCAAAGAGTGTATCTGGGAATTTTAG